A single window of Myripristis murdjan chromosome 21, fMyrMur1.1, whole genome shotgun sequence DNA harbors:
- the slitrk5b gene encoding SLIT and NTRK-like protein 5 has translation MLLWISYILLSATSVCTVEMFDSYGEICQRLCACEEREGILTVSCENRGIVSLSDINPVYYPQYHLLLTGNLLKKLSANDFAEYNGLTILHLGNNDISDVESGAFNGLQGLKRLHLNNNKIDALKEEFFFGLESLEYLQIDYNYITHVAPNAFSKLRHLEVLILNDNLISALPVNIFQNVPLTHLDLRGNQLKVLPYSGLLEHMGSVVELQLEENPWNCSCELIALKTWLESISYTALVGDVVCEFPFRLHGRDLDEVSKQELCPRRAIAEYEMPPLPHLSTDAYYRTTPALVTSSFTSSGIARSSSRPTKGPRQSGKLKSRPTARIPSNKPQNYGQIISYQTKSPVPLDCPTACTCNLQISDLGLNVNCQERKIERISDLNPKPYNPKKMYLTGNYIPVVRRSDFIDATGLDLLHLGNNRIAHIHERAFGDLTHLRRLYLNGNLIDRLTIDIFYGLESLQFLYLEYNVIKEIAPDTFHHVPNLQLLFLNNNLLKTLPEGIFIGLTLARLNLRNNHLRYLPIRGVLDQLTTLVQVDLFENPWDCSCTILDLKMWLEQLSTGTVVNNVICGSPKRLAGEDMRYIKTANFCPNNSDILASVVPPSEESFPGSTITIETSLDSDTQYSAVPLSVLILALLLMFIVSVFVAAGLFVAMKKRRQKAQNEQNNSMNACISSLNMEYGLYKKGSIPKVRTSAGHVYEYIPPPTEPACRTTGPTEKSTDGYRDFDELNGAFLGNSDEEAASNVISSEYSVTTSEPPNKSSSPYQDDQYYYRDVLDPDKHTRYSNTLPCRHQAHSSSQYTSDFDMRHQYVHPERIQQTILYCTAPSTVYVEPNRSEYWELKAKLHIDPDYLEVLEKRTTFTQF, from the coding sequence ATGCTACTCTggatttcatacattttgttaAGTGCAACCTCTGTGTGCACTGTTGAGATGTTTGACAGCTATGGAGAAATATGTCAGAGACTGTGTGCCtgtgaggaaagagagggaataCTCACAGTGAGTTGTGAAAACAGAGGAATTGTAAGTCTCTCTGACATAAACCCAGTGTATTACCCACAATATCATCTACTGCTCACAGGGAATCTTTTGAAAAAGCTATCTGCCAATGATTTTGCCGAGTACAATGGACTTACAATATTACATCTGGGCAATAATGACATATCTGACGTTGAATCAGGAGCATTTAATGGACTCCAGGGATTAAAACGATTACATctcaacaataacaaaatcGATGCCTTGAAGGAAGAGTTTTTCTTTGGCCTTGAAAGTCTGGAATATCTACAGATTGATTATAATTACATCACTCACGTGGCGCCAAATGCCTTCAGCAAGCTTCGTCATCTGGAGGTCCTGATTCTAAATGACAACTTAATATCCGCTCTGCCTGTGAACATTTTCCAGAATGTCCCATTGACTCACTTGGACTTACGGGGGAATCAGCTTAAGGTGCTTCCCTATTCAGGTCTGTTGGAGCACATGGGCAGCGTGGTGGAGTTACAACTAGAGGAGAATCCGTGGAACTGCTCATGTGAGCTGATTGCTCTGAAAACCTGGCTCGAGAGCATATCTTACACAGCTCTAGTTGGTGATGTTGTTTGTGAGTTCCCTTTTCGGCTCCATGGGAGAGATCTTGATGAGGTTTCAAAACAAGAGCTGTGCCCTAGGAGAGCCATCGCTGAATATGAGATGCCACCCCTGCCACATTTGAGCACCGATGCATACTATAGGACCACACCAGCTCTAGTCACATCTTCCTTCACCTCATCTGGGATTGCACGGTCCTCATCAAGGCCCACCAAGGGACCTCGCCAGTCAGGCAAATTAAAGTCAAGACCCACTGCTCGTATCCCTTCTAATAAACCACAAAATTATGGTCAAATTATTTCATATCAGACCAAATCCCCTGTGCCTTTGGATTGCCCAACTGCCTGCACATGCAATCTTCAAATTTCAGACCTTGGCCTGAATGTCAATTGCCAAGAGCGGAAGATTGAGCGCATCTCTGACTTAAATCCCAAACCTTACAATCCCAAAAAGATGTATCTCACAGGGAATTATATCCCTGTGGTGCGAAGATCAGATTTTATTGACGCAACTGGATTAGATTTGCTTCATCTTGGTAACAATCGTATAGCTCACATACATGAAAGAGCTTTTGGTGACTTGACACATTTACGAAGACTATACCTGAATGGGAATTTGATAGACCGTCTTACAATAGATATATTTTATGGATTGGAGAGCCTACAGTTCCTATATTTAGAATACAACGTCATCAAAGAAATAGCCCCTGACACCTTCCACCATGTACCCAACCTTCAGCTTCTTTTCCTGAACAATAACCTCTTAAAAACTTTACCAGAGGGAATATTTATTGGCCTGACGTTGGCCAGACTAAATCTTCGTAATAATCATCTCCGATATCTGCCCATCAGAGGTGTGTTAGATCAGCTTACGACACTGGTGCAAGTAGATTTGTTCGAGAATCCCTGGGATTGCTCCTGTACCATCCTGGACTTGAAGATGTGGCTGGAGCAGCTTAGCACAGGCACAGTTGTAAACAATGTCATCTGTGGCTCGCCTAAGAGGCTGGCTGGGGAAGATATGAGATACATTAAGACAGCTAATTTCTGCCCTAATAACTCTGATATACTTGCCTCCGTGGTCCCACCCTCGGAAGAATCATTCCCTGGCAGCACTATCACCATAGAAACATCCTTGGATTCTGACACACAATATAGTGCTGTTCCTCTATCTGTGTTGATTCTAGCCCTCCTGCTGATGTTcattgtgtcagtgtttgtggcCGCGGGATTGTTCGTGGCTATGAAAAAGAGACGTCAAAAGGCTCAAAATGAGCAGAATAACTCCATGAATGCTTGCATCAGCTCTCTGAACATGGAATATGGTCTTTACAAGAAGGGGTCCATTCCCAAAGTCAGAACGTCTGCTGGGCATGTATATGAGTACATCCCACCTCCCACAGAACCTGCATGCAGAACGACTGGCCCAACAGAGAAATCAACAGATGGATATAGAGATTTTGATGAGCTGAACGGGGCTTTCCTGGGCAACTCAGATGAAGAAGCAGCCAGTAATGTAATTAGCTCTGAATATAGTGTAACTACTTCAGAGCCCCCCAACAAGTCCTCCTCCCCTTATCAAGATGATCAGTATTACTACAGAGATGTGTTAGATCCAGACAAACACACGCGCTACAGCAATACCTTACCATGCAGGCATCAAGCCCATTCATCTAGTCAGTATACCTCAGACTTTGATATGAGACATCAATACGTGCACCCAGAGAGAATACAACAGACAATACTCTATTGTACAGCACCAAGTACTGTTTACGTTGAGCCCAACAGGAGCGAATACTGGGAACTCAAGGCCAAACTACATATTGATCCAGATTACCTTGAAGTTCTCGAGAAGCGTACAACATTTACACAGTTTTGA